In Streptomyces sp. HUAS ZL42, the DNA window TCCGTGCCGCGATGTCGCGGTCGAGCGGCAGGCGGCCGACAACAGCCATACAGCGTACGCGTGGGATGTGGCAGGAGGTTCACGGGGGGCTCGTGTGTTCGGCACAGTGTGTTCACGTGCGTACCGGCGGGCGCGTTCGCCCTGTGTACCGGAAATGACAAGGGGCGCCCTCTCCGTCTGCGGGTGGAGGGCGCCCCGGGGGCGTCGATCAGGGCGTCGGTCGATCAGGCCGTCACGGGCGCCTTGTCGGCCGCCGGCTTGTGCTCCCGCACCGGGCGTTTGGCGAAGAGCCGGTCCAGGCCGAGCGCGCCGGAGCCGGTGAAGACCAGCACGAAGAAGGCCCAGCAGAACATCGCCGAGGCCTCGCCGCCGTTCTCCATCGGCCACAGGGCGTTGGGCTGGTGCACGTCGAAGTAGGCGTACGCCATCGAGCCCGAGGCGAGGAAGGCGGCCGCGCGGGTGCCGAGGCCGAGCAGAACCAGGCTGCCGCAGACCAGCTGGATCACGGCCGCGTACCAGCCGGGCCAGGTGCCTGCCTCGAGGGTGCCGCCGTCGGTGCCGGCGGCACCGCCGAGGACGCCGAAGAGCGATGCTGCGCCGTGGCAGGCGAACAGCAGGCCGACGACCATGCGGAACAGGCCGAGGGCGTACGGCTGTAGGAGGTTGAGGCGAGCGGACATGTGGGGGGTACTCCTTGGGTTTCGGTCGGTCCGGTCCCGGAGGACCGGGTCGGTGGGGGCGGCGGTACCGAACGAAGGACCCAGGCTAGGAGCACCCCATCAATGCTTGCAAGTTCAACATTTGGCCACGGTGCGGGCTCCGTTTGCGGCTCCGCTTCCGTAACCGCCGCACGTAGGACGGCTCGTGCCACCGCGTCCGCGTCCGAAAGTGTGACCGAATACACCCCCGGACGGGCGCCCGCCGCGGTCACCCAGTGCACGCCCGGGGCCGGGTGGCGCCCGGTCGGCCATGTGGTCCGTCAACTCCTGGCAGGGTGCGAGGAGTTCGGGGGTGGAGGCGCAGAGGCGTTCCAGTGCGCCGGCGCCGCGCGGTTCGGCGCCGACCACGGCGACGGAGACCGGCGTTCACGGAAGCCGACGGGATCCCGGACATCCCGTGGCTCCCGCGCGTCACTCCGGACTCATCTGGGGTTGCCGGTGCTGATGCTGAGCCACGGTGTCCAGGTCGAACAGTTCTCCCAGCCGATGTCGTTGGAGTAGTTGCGCAGGCACACCTTCATCCGGAAGCCGCCGGACTCGGCGAAGTCGTAGTTGCACTCCGTCTTGCCGGTGAAGGCGCCGCCGGTGGCCTTGCACTCGCCCGAGCGTCCGTAGTCGGTCTCCCAACGGGTGACGGCGCTTCTGCCGTCCTCCCCGAGGTCCGCCGCCATCACCCAGTCGCCCTCGGCCTGGAAGGCGCCCTCGCCCTTGTAGTCGGAGGTGTACGCGTGTTGCGGCCAGCCGGTCGGGTACCAGGTGGCATGGGCCGGGACGGCCATGAGGACGACGCCCGCTCCGGCGGCGGCGAACACGGTGCTGATCTGCTTCAAGTTCAACGGACCCTGCCCTTCGGCGAGTTGAGGGCCTCGAAGCGGCCCCCGGTGCCGAGTGAGCGTATGTTCGATTGCGGGTTTCCTGAAGATTCATCTGTGCTCAACTCGCCGTTGGCATGGCTCAGTTGTGCCCAGTCCCGTCACGGGTATCGCTCAGCGCCGACTCCGTCACCGTCGCCAGCCGCGCCTTCCCGCCCCGTTCCGCCCGTGCCTGGTCCAGCCGCAGCCGGGCCGAACGCCCCCGCAGGGTCAGCGTCATGATCTGGTTGCCGAACCAGGGACCACCCGTCCTGCGCCAGTCGATCGACGGCCGCGGGACGCGGCCGTGACCTGCGAGTCGGCGGCCCAGGGCCCGTGCGGCGGCGCTCCAGCCGAAGCGGAAGCCGAGGCGGATCGACGCGTGGATGGCGTTGTGCACGGGTGAGCAGGTGAGCTGCAGAACCCGGGCCTCCGGGCCGCGCCCGGGCCAGGACGGCTCGGCCACGTACGCGT includes these proteins:
- a CDS encoding DoxX family protein, producing the protein MSARLNLLQPYALGLFRMVVGLLFACHGAASLFGVLGGAAGTDGGTLEAGTWPGWYAAVIQLVCGSLVLLGLGTRAAAFLASGSMAYAYFDVHQPNALWPMENGGEASAMFCWAFFVLVFTGSGALGLDRLFAKRPVREHKPAADKAPVTA